The following coding sequences are from one Sphingobium sp. Cam5-1 window:
- a CDS encoding O-antigen ligase family protein: protein MQTSQYQASHYPLPGGRRASPAQERTQFWTDELHRWEFVLLQGAVFFAPYNAFRHPSLYITISDVMFAGAFFLRVATGRVASPFASLTWLWVLGLLMLSGGLFIGSVFKGDMTRCLVLVTQYSFAYLLVPLVLLRRPEEEVVRLIKCGIWGMVVMCALGAMVYSAGYYSTDREQMALVTGNKRLQGFAGNPNGMGVLTVMAMTLVWLMLLSKQMRPMTALPCLAILITGVILTSSNTGLYSMIAAALIFFGGRRNFKTLIIVASLGAAVLAFGQSYLPATFQTRVLSALNSGDLSTAGTFESRQELNREALEMADKNLIIGLGADQYRQESRYGLPVHNLYLLLLNEGGGLSLLGYLVLMTVPILAGIVGYRARYGKLVLLTIVTTLVTFANAVMGMPHVYGRCWFLFVFLAVSPALIGPGVISPRFLPSPSQRRGMRGHLPPLES, encoded by the coding sequence GTCGTGCCAGCCCCGCCCAGGAACGAACGCAATTCTGGACGGACGAACTCCACAGATGGGAATTCGTCCTGCTGCAAGGCGCGGTGTTTTTCGCGCCTTATAATGCCTTCCGCCATCCAAGCCTTTATATAACCATAAGCGACGTGATGTTCGCAGGCGCCTTCTTCCTGCGTGTGGCGACAGGTAGGGTGGCGTCGCCCTTCGCCAGTCTGACCTGGCTCTGGGTGCTGGGGCTGCTGATGCTCAGTGGCGGCCTTTTCATAGGGAGCGTTTTCAAAGGCGATATGACCCGATGCCTGGTGTTGGTCACGCAATATTCCTTCGCCTATCTGCTCGTGCCGCTCGTCTTGCTGCGTCGGCCGGAGGAAGAAGTGGTCCGCCTCATAAAATGCGGGATCTGGGGCATGGTGGTCATGTGCGCGCTGGGGGCGATGGTCTACTCGGCCGGCTATTACAGCACCGACAGGGAACAGATGGCCCTCGTCACGGGCAACAAGCGGCTACAGGGTTTTGCGGGCAACCCCAATGGCATGGGCGTGCTGACGGTCATGGCGATGACGCTCGTCTGGCTGATGCTCCTGTCCAAACAGATGCGGCCGATGACTGCGCTGCCCTGCCTCGCCATTCTCATCACGGGCGTGATCCTGACCAGTTCCAACACCGGGCTTTACAGCATGATCGCCGCCGCGCTGATTTTCTTCGGCGGCAGACGGAATTTCAAAACCCTGATCATCGTCGCATCGCTGGGCGCTGCCGTACTCGCGTTCGGGCAGAGTTATCTTCCCGCGACATTCCAGACCAGGGTCCTTTCCGCCCTGAACTCGGGCGATCTTTCGACCGCGGGCACGTTCGAGTCCCGGCAGGAACTGAACAGGGAAGCGCTGGAGATGGCCGACAAGAATCTCATCATCGGCCTTGGCGCGGATCAGTATCGGCAGGAAAGCCGCTATGGCCTTCCTGTCCATAACCTTTATCTGCTGCTGTTGAATGAAGGTGGCGGCCTGTCTTTGCTCGGCTATCTGGTGCTGATGACCGTTCCGATATTGGCGGGCATCGTGGGATATCGAGCCCGATATGGGAAGCTGGTGCTGCTGACGATCGTCACGACGCTCGTAACCTTCGCCAACGCGGTGATGGGCATGCCGCACGTCTATGGGCGATGCTGGTTCCTGTTCGTCTTCCTGGCCGTCAGTCCCGCACTGATCGGGCCGGGCGTGATCAGCCCTCGCTTCTTGCCTTCGCCCTCACAACGCAGAGGCATGCGCGGCCATCTTCCCCCGCTGGAAAGCTGA